The Methylacidimicrobium sp. B4 genome contains a region encoding:
- a CDS encoding phosphoribosylaminoimidazolesuccinocarboxamide synthase, producing MRNESELARSGLRLIHRGKVRDLYSWRDELWLVASDRISAFDCILPTPIPGKGKILTQVSRGWFALLAPLCPHHVLGYDLPPEVPFPEWTGRLTRAKPCRPLPIECVVRGYLAGSAWKEYRSTGRVAGQPLPPGLREGDPLPEALFTPTTKAEVGHDLPLTPSEAERRIGAELYARVSSLSLGLYGAGRDYAAERGILVADTKFEFGIWGEELLLIDEVLTPDSSRFWPRSDYRPGGAQPSFDKQFVRDYLDSLAWDKRPPAPELPEPIVTQTQAKYREALQRLFPDLAKELSPQGEAIG from the coding sequence GTGCGGAACGAAAGCGAGCTTGCCCGGTCGGGGCTCCGGCTCATCCACCGAGGCAAGGTCCGGGATCTCTATTCCTGGCGGGACGAGCTTTGGCTCGTGGCCTCGGACCGGATCTCGGCATTCGACTGCATCCTGCCCACGCCGATTCCCGGCAAGGGGAAGATTCTCACGCAGGTGAGCCGTGGCTGGTTTGCTCTCTTGGCGCCGCTCTGTCCCCATCACGTCTTGGGCTACGACCTCCCGCCGGAGGTTCCTTTTCCGGAATGGACGGGACGGCTTACCCGAGCCAAGCCCTGCCGCCCGCTCCCTATCGAGTGCGTGGTGCGCGGCTACCTGGCGGGCTCCGCCTGGAAGGAGTATCGGAGCACGGGAAGGGTGGCGGGTCAGCCGCTTCCTCCGGGACTGCGCGAGGGGGATCCGCTTCCGGAGGCGCTCTTCACCCCGACGACCAAGGCGGAGGTCGGTCATGACCTGCCGCTGACGCCATCCGAAGCGGAAAGGCGGATCGGAGCGGAGCTCTATGCCCGGGTCTCCTCGCTCTCCTTGGGGCTCTACGGCGCAGGAAGGGACTACGCGGCGGAGCGGGGGATCCTCGTGGCGGACACGAAATTCGAGTTCGGGATATGGGGAGAGGAGCTTCTCCTGATCGACGAGGTGCTGACCCCTGACAGCTCGCGGTTCTGGCCTCGGTCGGACTATCGACCTGGCGGGGCGCAGCCCAGCTTCGACAAGCAGTTCGTTCGAGACTACCTCGACTCCCTTGCCTGGGACAAACGGCCGCCCGCTCCCGAGTTGCCGGAGCCGATCGTGACGCAGACGCAAGCCAAGTACCGGGAGGCGTTGCAGCGGCTCTTCCCAGACCTGGCAAAGGAGCTCTCCCCTCAGGGCGAAGCGATCGGATAG